TTTACTGGGAAAGTTATTTTCTTGATTCTGTGTTGTTGAAATGGCGATAATAGATATGTCTCATGTGGACTTAGAGGCCGGTGCCGACAATGGTGGCAGCAGTCTCCGGTGCTCCAGCAGTTGTAGCAGTGAAGAGGTTAGTGTCTCTTTCTCTGATGCAGATGAGGGTTCTTGTTATTCTCAGTTTTATTCCAGagctgagccgagggtctatcgaaaacagcCTATCTACCTTCTCAAAggtggggtaaggtctgcgtacacactaCTCTCCCctgaccccacttgtgggattacattgggttTGTTGTTTTAATTGTATTCCACAGCTGATGGGTCAAATAATGATGATTAATGTTGAAGTATAGAAATTAGCCTTAAGGGCAGTTTAGCCTTTTCAGCTTATTTCCAATTAGTTGTTAAGTAACTAACTTGGTTGTTAGTTAGTTGTAGACTTGTAGATTAGTTGAAGCTAAGTAGGATTAGTTGATTATTATAGTCAGTGTATAAATACTCAATTACTCCTCATTTGTAGATCAGATCATTATATTGAATAACACAAATTCTCTCTCCATCTTCATCTCTTCCATTTGTGCATTTTCCTCATCTCATACTTGAGTTAGAATTCATGTGTATCTTGATTTCAATTAACAACATGGTATCAGAGTACACCAATCTGGTGTCGATCTACTGTTAAAATTCCGCAAAATAGTTTAATTTCAAAGTTTTGGGCGAGAATAGTTCAAGCGATTCATAAACCAAATCAAGAATGGGAATTAGTGAAGAACAGGCTGCTCAAATATTAAATGGATTAAATCGTGAAGGAAATCTGAACAATAACCAGAATCCATCGAAACCATCAAAAAACAACAATAATCAGACCAATCAGAATAAAACAACGGGTACTGGTATGGATCATAATCATCCTTTATACTTGCATGCCACAGATGTGAGTGGAATTTCTATAATTTCATTTCAATTAACTGGTTGTGAGAATTACACTTATTGGTATAAATCTATGATATTAGCTCTTTTTGGAAGGAACAAATTAAGTTTAGTGGATGGATTTAGCCCTAAGGAGAAATTCCTGAAAAAATAGAATATCAATGGGTGTGTGTAAATGCTATAGTCTTGGCCTGGTTAATGAACTTTATTTCTAAAAGTCTTCTTGGAGGTGTAGTGTTTGCAACAAATGCACTGAGTGTGTGGGAAGACTTAAAAGAAAGGTTTAATAGGGTTGATGGTTCAAGAACTTATAGTTTACACAAAGAAATTGCCACACTATGTCAAGGTACTGCATTTGTAGCTACCTATTATTCAAGAATGAAGGATCTTTGGGAAGAGTTTGAGGCTATGATTCCTGCTCCTATGTGTAATTGTGAAAAATCCAAAGAGTGAAATGTTTACGAAGGCAGAAATTATACTAGTTTTTAATGGGCTTGAATGACACATATCAACAGGCTAAAAGTCAAATACTTATGATGAACCCCCTTCCTTCTGTTAATCAGGCTTTTGCTATGGTTATGGGAGATGAAAGTCAGAAATCTGATGTAAATGTGAGTCTTGGTACCAGTTCTACTGCTTCAATAGATAATTTTGAGTCTATTGCAATGTACACTAAAGGAGGTGGAAATCAGAAGTACAAGAAGAATTATAATTTAGTGTGTGAAGTATGCAAGATTAAGGGTTATAACAAAGAAAGTTGCTGGAAAGTTATAGGCTATCCTCCTGAGTATAAGTTCAAAAAGAGAGGAGGAGGAACTAGCAGTGCTTACAATGTGTTTTCAGAAAATGGGAGTGAATCTGGTTCACAGGTACAGTTTAGGCAACCAAAAATGCGACCTCAGGTCTTGGGAAGTCAAACTAACAATGGAACTATGAAGTCTATGGATGATCCAATGATGGCAAGAAGCTCAGGACAAGGAAACAATGCAGGGGTACAGGGTGGTGCTATACAAATAGGAAACACATTCTCAAATGATCAATATGAACAGATACTGAATTTGCTGAACAACTCCAACtcacacaacaatatcaacaatgacaaTTCTACTGCTAACATAGTTGGTATGACTGTTAATTCTTCTCCTGATCATGA
The nucleotide sequence above comes from Lycium barbarum isolate Lr01 chromosome 3, ASM1917538v2, whole genome shotgun sequence. Encoded proteins:
- the LOC132631594 gene encoding uncharacterized protein LOC132631594 isoform X1, which produces MAIIDMSHVDLEAGADNGGSSLRCSSSCSSEEAFAMVMGDESQKSDVNVSLGTSSTASIDNFESIAMYTKGGGNQKYKKNYNLVCEVCKIKGYNKESCWKVIGYPPEYKFKKRGGGTSSAYNVFSENGSESGSQVQFRQPKMRPQVLGSQTNNGTMKSMDDPMMARSSGQGNNAGVQGGAIQIGNTFSNDQYEQILNLLNNSNSHNNINNDNSTANIVGMTVNSSPDHEHKQNNDFSVALLNTNNNHKSTILLISDKGKYWIIDTGATNHMVSDITMLYNSSVIETSNSKKIYLPNGDVSYETHIRTR
- the LOC132631594 gene encoding uncharacterized protein LOC132631594 isoform X2; the encoded protein is MAIIDMSHVDLEAGADNGGSSLRCSSSCSSEEAFAMVMGDESQKSDVNVSLGTSSTASIDNFESIAMYTKGGGNQKYKKNYNLVCEVCKIKGYNKESCWKVIGYPPEYKFKKRGGGTSSAYNVFSENGSESGSQVQFRQPKMRPQVLGSQTNNGTMKSMDDPMMARSSGQGNNAGVQGGAIQIGNTFSNDQYEQILNLLNNSNSHNNINNDNSTANIVGRQGGELDPDPQ
- the LOC132631594 gene encoding uncharacterized protein LOC132631594 isoform X3; protein product: MAIIDMSHVDLEAGADNGGSSLRCSSSCSSEEAFAMVMGDESQKSDVNVSLGTSSTASIDNFESIAMYTKGGGNQKYKKNYNLVCEVCKIKGYNKESCWKVIGYPPEYKFKKRGGGTSSAYNVFSENGSESGSQVQFRQPKMRPQVLGSQTNNGTMKSMDDPMMARSSGQGNNAGVQGGAIQIGNTFSNDQYEQILNLLNNSNSHNNINNDNSTANIVGALQWEGESNW